A single window of Selenomonas sputigena DNA harbors:
- the ispG gene encoding flavodoxin-dependent (E)-4-hydroxy-3-methylbut-2-enyl-diphosphate synthase has product MQRKITRQIHIGAVAIGGGAPVSVQSMTNTKTQDAQATVRQIEALAAAGCDIVRLAVPDKEAAANIGKIKAQTKVPLVADIHFDYRLALQAIEQGIDALRLNPGNIGGAENVRRVAEAAKARGIPIRIGVNAGSLDKRLLAKYGGVTAEALVESALEHVRLLEEQDFHDMKISLKAHDVPLTLAAYRLMSERCDYPLHLGITEAGTVRSGIIKSAVGIGALLAEGIGDTLRVSLTGDPIVEVRVAREILKSLGLRDYGPTLISCPTCGRTAIDLPSIAERVEERLSGIARPIQVAVMGCVVNGPGEARGADVGIAGGKGVGLVFRKGEVVRRVKEEELVEELFREIDSILEEEQV; this is encoded by the coding sequence ATGCAGAGGAAGATCACGCGGCAGATTCATATCGGCGCTGTCGCCATCGGCGGCGGGGCTCCTGTCTCCGTGCAGTCCATGACGAATACGAAGACGCAGGACGCACAGGCGACGGTTCGCCAGATCGAGGCGCTCGCGGCTGCAGGCTGCGACATCGTGCGCCTTGCCGTGCCCGACAAGGAAGCGGCAGCGAACATCGGAAAGATCAAGGCGCAGACGAAGGTGCCGCTCGTCGCCGACATCCATTTTGACTATCGCTTGGCGCTTCAGGCCATCGAGCAGGGCATTGATGCGCTCCGACTCAATCCCGGCAATATCGGCGGAGCGGAGAACGTGCGCCGCGTCGCTGAGGCGGCAAAGGCGCGCGGCATACCGATCCGCATCGGCGTCAATGCGGGTTCGTTGGACAAGCGTCTTCTGGCAAAGTACGGTGGCGTCACGGCGGAAGCTCTCGTAGAATCCGCATTGGAGCATGTGCGCCTGTTGGAGGAGCAGGATTTTCATGATATGAAAATTTCGCTCAAGGCGCATGACGTACCATTGACGCTCGCGGCATATCGCCTGATGAGTGAGAGATGCGACTATCCGTTGCATCTCGGCATCACGGAGGCGGGCACCGTACGCTCGGGCATCATCAAATCGGCAGTCGGCATCGGTGCACTTCTCGCTGAAGGCATCGGCGACACCCTGCGCGTATCTTTGACGGGCGATCCGATAGTCGAGGTGCGCGTCGCGCGAGAGATTTTAAAGTCCCTGGGGCTCAGGGATTATGGCCCGACGCTGATTTCCTGTCCGACGTGCGGCAGAACGGCCATCGACCTTCCTTCGATTGCCGAGCGTGTGGAGGAAAGGCTCAGCGGCATCGCGCGTCCCATCCAGGTCGCCGTCATGGGCTGCGTCGTCAACGGCCCGGGCGAAGCGCGCGGCGCCGATGTCGGCATCGCGGGCGGCAAGGGCGTCGGCCTCGTCTTCAGAAAGGGCGAGGTCGTGCGGCGAGTCAAGGAAGAAGAGCTGGTTGAAGAACTGTTCCGCGAGATAGACAGTATCTTGGAGGAAGAGCAGGTTTGA
- a CDS encoding Fur family transcriptional regulator, whose translation MTEDHLELLRSKGYKLTPQRRAVLDAFHECDPFPTAQQLLAAVRKKHSNVSLDTIYRNLALLSNLGVIHEIYRAAGNVYEIVEPGHHHHHLVCTECGKTECIDICPMQEAYTKEAEARGFLITGHIFEFYGICQECREKKGL comes from the coding sequence ATGACTGAAGATCATCTGGAACTCCTGCGCTCCAAAGGCTACAAACTGACCCCGCAGCGGCGCGCCGTCCTCGACGCCTTCCATGAATGCGATCCCTTCCCCACGGCGCAGCAGCTTCTTGCCGCCGTGCGCAAGAAGCATTCCAATGTTTCCCTCGATACGATCTATCGCAACCTCGCGCTCCTCTCGAATCTCGGCGTTATTCACGAAATCTACCGCGCAGCGGGAAACGTCTACGAGATCGTCGAGCCAGGTCATCACCATCACCACCTCGTCTGTACGGAATGCGGCAAAACGGAATGCATCGACATCTGTCCCATGCAGGAAGCCTACACGAAGGAAGCCGAAGCAAGAGGCTTCCTCATCACGGGACACATCTTTGAATTCTACGGCATCTGCCAAGAGTGCCGTGAAAAGAAAGGCCTTTGA
- a CDS encoding RluA family pseudouridine synthase produces MKERLIVDEGAAGERLDRFLASRELEVSRSHIQKLIESGCVLVNGRTAKANAKLREGDAVEMELPEAQELEILPEDIPLDILYEDSDVIVINKARGMVVHPAAGAADGTLVNALLHHCEDLSGINGVIRPGIVHRLDKDTSGVMMAAKNDRAHVDLAEQIREKTAQRIYRAIVCGTIAEDRGEIRAPIGRHPTERKKMAVVPGGKEATTLFRVVERFPAHTLVECRLKTGRTHQIRVHMAYIGHPLLGDPKYGRKTPDIAGQALHSCELSFTHPRTKERMTFAAEMPEDMKAILDALRRGR; encoded by the coding sequence ATGAAGGAACGGCTGATAGTCGACGAAGGGGCTGCGGGAGAACGTCTCGACCGCTTTCTCGCCAGCAGGGAACTGGAGGTTTCGCGCTCCCATATCCAAAAGCTGATCGAAAGCGGCTGCGTCCTCGTCAACGGTAGGACGGCGAAGGCGAACGCCAAGCTGCGCGAAGGGGATGCCGTGGAGATGGAACTTCCCGAAGCGCAGGAGTTGGAGATCCTGCCGGAAGACATCCCCTTGGACATCCTCTACGAGGATTCGGACGTCATCGTCATCAACAAGGCGCGCGGCATGGTTGTCCATCCGGCGGCGGGAGCAGCGGACGGCACGCTCGTCAATGCGCTGCTCCATCACTGCGAGGACTTGTCGGGCATCAACGGCGTCATACGGCCGGGCATCGTGCATCGGCTCGACAAGGATACGTCGGGCGTCATGATGGCGGCGAAGAACGATCGGGCGCATGTCGACCTCGCCGAGCAGATTCGGGAGAAGACGGCGCAGCGCATCTATCGGGCGATCGTCTGCGGCACGATTGCCGAGGACAGGGGCGAGATTCGTGCGCCGATCGGCCGCCATCCGACAGAGCGCAAGAAGATGGCGGTCGTGCCGGGCGGCAAGGAAGCGACGACGCTCTTTCGCGTCGTCGAGCGCTTCCCTGCGCACACGCTTGTCGAGTGCCGCTTGAAGACAGGGCGCACGCACCAGATTCGCGTCCACATGGCCTATATCGGCCATCCGCTGCTCGGCGATCCGAAATACGGCAGGAAGACGCCCGATATAGCGGGGCAGGCGCTTCATTCCTGCGAGCTTTCGTTCACGCATCCGCGCACGAAAGAGCGCATGACATTCGCGGCAGAAATGCCCGAGGATATGAAAGCGATCCTTGATGCCTTGCGGCGAGGGCGCTGA
- a CDS encoding metal ABC transporter substrate-binding protein: MTFPHAQEVIILKRKNMLFCLLASLCLLLTGCGSTNTAGGGKDGSFHIVTSFYPMYVATINITQGVDGVTVTNMTKPQTGCLHDYQLMTEDMKTLEKADAFVINGAGMESFLDKVVEQQKNLKIIDASKGIELLKDDDEENPHVWLSVTDAILQVKNIAEQLKAADPKHADAYEKNAAAYIKKLEALKAEMHAELDTVPNKDIVTFHEAFPYFAKEFGLNIISVVEREPGTEPTPAELQATIEQVKKLPVKVLFTEPQYSPSAAETIARETGAKIYTLDPVVTGEANEQALNAYIDTMKKNMETLKTALQ; the protein is encoded by the coding sequence ATGACGTTTCCCCATGCACAGGAGGTCATCATTTTGAAACGCAAAAACATGCTCTTTTGCCTTCTCGCCTCTCTCTGCCTGCTCCTCACGGGATGCGGCAGCACGAACACGGCGGGAGGCGGCAAGGACGGATCTTTCCACATCGTCACGTCCTTCTACCCCATGTACGTCGCCACCATCAACATCACGCAGGGCGTCGACGGCGTGACCGTCACCAACATGACGAAGCCGCAGACAGGCTGCCTGCACGACTACCAGCTCATGACCGAGGACATGAAGACGCTCGAAAAGGCCGATGCCTTCGTCATCAACGGCGCAGGCATGGAGAGCTTCCTCGACAAGGTCGTCGAGCAGCAGAAGAACCTCAAGATCATCGACGCCTCCAAGGGCATCGAGCTTCTGAAAGACGACGATGAGGAAAATCCGCACGTTTGGCTCAGCGTCACCGACGCCATCCTGCAAGTGAAGAACATCGCCGAGCAGCTCAAGGCAGCCGACCCCAAGCACGCCGACGCCTATGAGAAGAACGCTGCCGCCTACATCAAGAAACTCGAAGCGCTCAAGGCCGAGATGCACGCCGAACTCGACACGGTGCCGAACAAGGACATCGTGACCTTCCACGAAGCCTTCCCCTACTTCGCCAAGGAATTCGGCCTCAACATCATCAGCGTCGTCGAGCGCGAGCCGGGCACCGAGCCGACGCCCGCCGAGCTGCAGGCGACGATCGAACAGGTCAAGAAACTGCCCGTCAAGGTTCTCTTCACCGAGCCGCAGTACTCGCCAAGCGCCGCTGAAACCATCGCGCGCGAGACAGGCGCGAAGATCTACACGCTCGATCCCGTCGTCACAGGCGAGGCGAACGAGCAAGCGCTCAACGCCTACATCGACACCATGAAGAAGAACATGGAAACGCTGAAGACGGCGCTACAGTAA
- the pyrR gene encoding bifunctional pyr operon transcriptional regulator/uracil phosphoribosyltransferase PyrR, giving the protein MATLVDKTVLMDEDAIRRALTRISHEIVERNKGTAGVVLVGIRSRGIPLAERIAAAIEKIEGSRPAIGVLDITLYRDDLSTLAYQPVVRETEIPVDITGKTIVLVDDVLYTGRTIRAALDALIDMGRPKSIQLAVLIDRGHRELPIRADFVGKNVPTSSKEEIRVMLEEHDREERVVLAERQEA; this is encoded by the coding sequence ATGGCGACCTTAGTCGACAAGACGGTTCTGATGGATGAAGATGCGATCCGCCGCGCACTCACGCGCATTTCGCACGAGATCGTGGAGAGGAACAAGGGCACGGCGGGAGTCGTCCTCGTCGGCATACGAAGCCGCGGCATTCCGCTCGCGGAGCGCATCGCGGCGGCGATTGAGAAGATTGAGGGTTCGAGGCCTGCCATCGGCGTCCTCGACATCACGCTGTACCGCGACGATCTCTCGACCCTCGCGTATCAGCCCGTCGTGCGCGAGACGGAGATTCCCGTCGACATCACGGGAAAGACCATCGTGCTCGTCGACGATGTGCTCTACACGGGGCGGACGATCCGCGCGGCGCTCGACGCTCTGATCGACATGGGGCGTCCGAAGAGCATCCAGCTCGCCGTCCTCATCGACCGAGGCCACAGGGAGCTGCCGATCCGCGCCGACTTCGTGGGAAAGAACGTGCCGACCTCCTCCAAGGAGGAGATTCGCGTCATGCTCGAAGAGCACGACAGAGAGGAGCGCGTCGTGCTTGCCGAGAGGCAGGAGGCGTGA
- a CDS encoding RNA-binding protein, with the protein MSNREKILRFYRGSEGEETAVKLVDAAEKAMKNQKFRLTVFLDPFGQEIAEVVAANFEGLAVSFNGGYAGAERQRAVFQHEDFRGTPSWEIAVVEAVWKDAFAHISHRDVLGAIMGLGVEREIIGDIQIQQGTARIVTAENMADFLLTNCVQFGAAHVACSLGELSALLPREERCKEIRATVASLRADSIAAAGFGMSRSRAAADIAAEKLKLNWQSVKSASQAVKEGDVLSMRGRGRLEVKEIRGQTKKGRISVLLHRYL; encoded by the coding sequence ATGTCGAATCGGGAAAAAATCCTGCGTTTCTATCGCGGCTCGGAAGGCGAAGAAACGGCAGTGAAATTAGTCGATGCCGCAGAAAAGGCGATGAAGAATCAAAAGTTCCGCCTGACGGTGTTCCTCGACCCCTTCGGGCAGGAAATCGCCGAGGTCGTGGCGGCGAACTTCGAAGGTCTCGCCGTCTCTTTCAACGGCGGCTATGCGGGGGCGGAGCGCCAGCGTGCCGTCTTTCAGCATGAAGATTTTCGCGGCACGCCCTCTTGGGAAATCGCCGTCGTGGAGGCGGTATGGAAGGATGCGTTCGCGCATATCTCGCATCGAGACGTTCTCGGCGCGATCATGGGGCTCGGCGTCGAGCGCGAGATCATCGGCGACATCCAGATTCAGCAGGGCACGGCGCGTATCGTCACGGCAGAGAACATGGCGGATTTCCTGCTGACGAACTGCGTGCAGTTCGGCGCAGCGCATGTGGCGTGCTCGCTCGGCGAACTTTCCGCCCTCCTGCCGCGCGAGGAGCGCTGCAAGGAGATTCGCGCGACGGTCGCCTCCCTGCGCGCCGACTCGATTGCGGCGGCGGGCTTCGGCATGTCGCGCAGCCGGGCTGCAGCGGACATCGCGGCGGAAAAGCTCAAGCTCAACTGGCAGTCCGTAAAGAGCGCCTCCCAAGCCGTCAAGGAGGGCGATGTGCTTTCCATGCGCGGCAGGGGACGGCTTGAAGTGAAGGAGATTCGCGGTCAGACGAAGAAGGGGCGCATCAGCGTGCTCCTGCACCGCTATCTGTGA
- the rseP gene encoding RIP metalloprotease RseP — protein MVVTLLASIFVFGILVLVHEVGHFVAAKLTDMRVDRFAIGFGPRIVKYTHGETEYSLRALPLGGFNDIAGMDAANNTAGERGYCAKSIPARMIVILAGSFMNLILPIFLFFGIFFFAGVSTPSSEPVLGTVVPGHPAANAGLLAGDRIVAIEGAPVNSWQDITSLIKDADGKVLHVEYERAGEHQTVSVIPAYNAQEKRSLIGVSSSVTTRMPGFFEAAELAVTRTGTTLMMMLSMLGQMVTGAQQADLAGPIGVAQIAGEAAQIGVVPLLSLTALLSLNLAIINLFPIPALDGGHFLTLVVEAVRGKPLSAKAMHYAQMFGVSLLVLLMLYATKNDIMRIFVGG, from the coding sequence ATGGTCGTAACGCTTCTAGCATCCATTTTCGTCTTCGGCATCCTTGTCCTCGTGCATGAGGTCGGGCATTTCGTGGCGGCGAAGCTCACGGATATGCGCGTCGATCGTTTCGCGATTGGCTTCGGGCCGAGGATCGTCAAGTACACGCACGGCGAGACGGAATACTCCCTGCGTGCGCTTCCGCTGGGCGGCTTCAACGATATCGCGGGCATGGATGCCGCGAACAATACGGCGGGTGAGCGCGGCTATTGCGCGAAGTCGATTCCCGCGCGCATGATCGTCATCCTTGCCGGCTCTTTCATGAATCTCATCCTGCCGATCTTCCTTTTCTTCGGCATTTTCTTTTTCGCCGGCGTTTCTACGCCTTCGAGCGAGCCTGTGCTCGGCACGGTGGTACCGGGGCATCCTGCTGCCAATGCGGGACTCCTTGCGGGCGATCGCATCGTCGCCATCGAGGGTGCGCCCGTGAACTCGTGGCAGGACATTACGAGCCTCATTAAGGACGCGGACGGCAAGGTCCTGCACGTCGAGTACGAACGCGCAGGCGAGCATCAGACGGTGAGCGTCATTCCTGCTTACAACGCGCAGGAGAAGCGCTCGCTCATCGGCGTCAGTTCGTCCGTCACGACGCGCATGCCGGGCTTCTTCGAAGCCGCTGAGCTTGCCGTCACGCGCACGGGCACGACGCTCATGATGATGCTCTCGATGCTCGGGCAGATGGTCACAGGCGCACAGCAGGCCGATCTCGCGGGGCCCATCGGTGTCGCGCAGATCGCAGGCGAGGCGGCGCAGATCGGCGTCGTGCCGCTTTTGAGTCTCACGGCTCTCTTGAGCCTCAATCTCGCGATCATCAACTTGTTCCCGATTCCGGCGCTCGACGGCGGTCACTTCCTGACGCTCGTCGTCGAGGCCGTGCGCGGCAAGCCCCTTTCAGCGAAGGCGATGCACTACGCGCAGATGTTTGGTGTATCGCTTCTCGTGCTCTTGATGCTCTACGCGACGAAGAATGACATCATGCGCATCTTCGTTGGCGGTTGA
- a CDS encoding 1-deoxy-D-xylulose-5-phosphate reductoisomerase yields MKNIAILGSTGSIGRQTVDVALAHPELFTVSVLAANASDELLEKQIEALSPELAVLADEAAAARLQARYGGKTRIEGGRDAFIEAAAYPAADIVVTSMMGFAGLAPTMKALEARKDIALANKETLVVAGELVMAKAREMGAAILPVDSEHSALFQCLQGEEARCVERIILTASGGPFRGKTQDALKKATVEECLAHPTWQMGQKITIDSATLVNKGLEVIEAHWLYDAPYDAIEVVVHPESIIHSMVGFKDGAVIAQIGPADMRLPIQYALTYPKRQSSTFERLDFSKLAHLSFEKPDTATFRGLPLAYEAGRAGGTMPCIMNAANEVAVAAFLAGRIHFLDIYAIIERTMEKCAVQKAPTLDDLFAADGEARRVAQGFLQEIGG; encoded by the coding sequence ATGAAGAATATTGCAATTTTGGGTTCTACGGGTTCGATTGGACGCCAGACGGTTGATGTGGCGCTTGCACATCCGGAGCTTTTTACTGTTTCCGTGCTCGCGGCGAACGCTAGCGACGAATTGTTGGAGAAGCAGATCGAAGCGCTCTCCCCTGAGCTTGCCGTGCTTGCCGATGAGGCGGCGGCGGCGAGGCTCCAGGCGCGGTACGGCGGCAAGACGCGCATCGAAGGTGGTCGCGACGCCTTCATCGAGGCGGCGGCATATCCGGCGGCGGACATCGTCGTCACGAGCATGATGGGGTTTGCGGGGCTTGCACCGACGATGAAGGCGCTCGAAGCGAGGAAGGATATCGCGCTCGCGAACAAGGAGACGCTCGTCGTCGCGGGCGAACTCGTCATGGCGAAGGCGCGTGAGATGGGCGCGGCGATCCTGCCCGTCGACAGCGAGCACTCGGCGCTCTTTCAGTGCCTGCAGGGCGAGGAGGCAAGATGCGTCGAGCGCATCATCCTCACGGCTTCGGGCGGCCCCTTCCGAGGAAAGACGCAGGACGCGCTCAAGAAGGCGACGGTCGAGGAGTGCCTTGCGCACCCGACGTGGCAGATGGGGCAGAAAATCACGATCGACTCTGCTACGCTCGTCAATAAGGGGCTTGAGGTCATCGAGGCGCATTGGCTCTACGATGCGCCATACGATGCGATCGAGGTCGTCGTCCATCCTGAGAGCATCATCCATTCGATGGTTGGCTTCAAGGACGGCGCCGTCATAGCACAGATCGGACCGGCCGACATGCGCCTGCCGATCCAGTACGCGCTGACGTATCCGAAGCGTCAGTCTTCGACTTTTGAGCGGTTGGACTTTTCCAAGCTCGCGCATCTTTCTTTTGAAAAGCCCGACACAGCGACGTTTCGCGGACTTCCTCTCGCCTACGAGGCGGGGCGTGCGGGCGGCACGATGCCGTGCATCATGAACGCAGCGAACGAGGTGGCCGTCGCGGCATTCCTGGCGGGGAGAATCCACTTCCTCGACATCTATGCGATCATCGAGCGCACGATGGAGAAGTGCGCCGTGCAGAAGGCGCCGACGCTGGACGATCTCTTCGCCGCCGATGGCGAGGCGCGGCGCGTGGCGCAGGGCTTCCTGCAGGAAATAGGGGGTTGA
- the lspA gene encoding signal peptidase II, with translation MPIFLSICIVVLDQVVKFLVAHEMFPGMSIPVIQDVFHITFVLNPGAAFGILAHQRSFFIVMGIVIVILGGLFSPYIRRQCRIFRCGTALLLGGALGNLIDRVRFGHVIDFFDFRIWPVFNIADIAIVVGVAAIIYAILFKMHPAEDA, from the coding sequence GTGCCGATTTTTTTGAGCATTTGCATCGTAGTCTTGGATCAAGTCGTGAAATTCCTTGTCGCCCATGAGATGTTTCCGGGAATGTCAATCCCCGTCATACAAGATGTCTTTCATATCACGTTCGTTTTGAATCCCGGCGCTGCCTTCGGCATCCTCGCCCATCAGCGCTCTTTTTTTATCGTCATGGGCATCGTCATCGTCATCTTGGGCGGCCTTTTCTCGCCCTACATCCGCCGCCAGTGCCGCATCTTTCGCTGCGGCACGGCACTCCTGCTCGGCGGCGCCCTGGGCAATCTGATCGACCGCGTGCGCTTCGGGCATGTCATCGACTTCTTTGATTTCCGTATATGGCCGGTCTTCAATATCGCGGACATCGCCATCGTCGTCGGCGTCGCGGCCATCATCTACGCCATCCTCTTCAAGATGCACCCTGCGGAGGACGCTTGA
- a CDS encoding phosphatidate cytidylyltransferase yields the protein MLTRIITGVVGIALAAFVIMQGGWLYAVFAIALSFAAWHEYASAFDHLGMPLARLVGFVAISLFGTAAWLWGSAWLVAIATFAVLLVFAEAVFRHEAFAVDQACFSIAGIVYVGFSFAHLILLRFLAQDVVLATPAGDMTLGCAFLWIMFLGTWSSDTFAYFAGSFFGRRKLCPAISPKKTVEGFLGGLVGTTAVVAALGCALGFSVPLMALLGVLLALVATVGDLAESVIKRYAGVKDSGRLIPGHGGVLDRFDSVMFTAPFVYYFIQVFGLAGV from the coding sequence TTGCTTACAAGGATTATCACGGGCGTTGTCGGCATAGCGCTCGCAGCCTTCGTCATTATGCAGGGAGGCTGGCTCTATGCCGTTTTTGCCATCGCGCTTTCGTTTGCCGCATGGCATGAGTATGCGTCGGCGTTCGACCATCTGGGAATGCCGCTCGCGAGGCTCGTCGGCTTCGTCGCCATCTCGCTCTTCGGCACTGCCGCCTGGCTGTGGGGAAGCGCGTGGCTCGTCGCAATCGCGACGTTTGCTGTGCTCCTCGTTTTTGCCGAGGCTGTCTTTCGCCATGAGGCTTTTGCCGTCGATCAGGCTTGCTTTTCCATCGCGGGGATCGTCTATGTCGGCTTTTCTTTCGCGCATCTGATCCTGCTGCGCTTCCTGGCGCAGGATGTCGTTCTCGCAACGCCCGCCGGCGATATGACGCTTGGCTGCGCGTTCCTTTGGATCATGTTCCTCGGCACATGGTCGAGCGACACGTTCGCTTACTTCGCCGGCTCGTTCTTCGGCAGGCGTAAACTGTGCCCCGCAATCAGTCCGAAGAAGACGGTCGAAGGATTTCTTGGCGGCCTTGTCGGCACGACGGCAGTCGTCGCGGCGCTCGGCTGTGCTCTTGGCTTTTCCGTGCCGTTGATGGCGCTGCTCGGTGTGCTTCTCGCGCTCGTGGCAACGGTCGGCGATCTCGCCGAATCCGTCATCAAGCGCTATGCGGGCGTCAAGGATTCGGGGCGTCTCATCCCGGGGCACGGCGGCGTCCTCGACCGTTTTGACAGCGTGATGTTCACAGCGCCTTTCGTCTATTATTTTATTCAGGTCTTCGGCTTGGCAGGAGTTTGA
- a CDS encoding site-specific integrase, with product MDVRDDFLLAKNQQVEQNEKLSAKSKRRMQKSKSFNTIKSYASDWNDFADWCEHHQTASLPAEPETIVNYINDLADNAKANTVSRRVTAISENHIAAGYKRDNPAHSGLVRNAMSAIRREKGTFQHGKAPILLETLYLIADGFGTDEASIRDKALLLLGFAGAFRRSELVALTVEDVSFSAEGMVVFIGKSKGDQLGKGSYIGIPYAPDKEICAVRALRAWLSLSGIKKGPLFRPFKRNHELRDTQLSDKSVALIVKKYIKKAGLSEEDFAGHSLRRGFATSAAQHDVDALTIMRQTRHKSEKMVHRYIEQGNIFKDNPLARMYGK from the coding sequence ATGGATGTACGCGACGATTTCCTGCTCGCCAAGAACCAGCAGGTCGAGCAGAACGAGAAACTTTCCGCCAAGAGCAAGCGGCGCATGCAGAAGAGCAAATCGTTCAATACGATCAAATCATACGCGAGCGATTGGAACGATTTCGCCGACTGGTGCGAGCATCACCAGACTGCTTCCCTGCCCGCAGAGCCCGAGACCATCGTCAACTACATCAATGACCTCGCGGACAATGCGAAGGCGAACACGGTCTCGCGCCGCGTCACCGCCATCTCGGAGAACCACATCGCCGCCGGCTACAAGCGCGACAATCCCGCCCACTCGGGACTCGTGCGAAACGCCATGTCAGCCATCCGCAGGGAGAAGGGAACTTTCCAGCACGGCAAGGCGCCGATCCTCCTGGAGACGCTCTATCTGATCGCCGACGGCTTCGGCACGGACGAGGCCTCGATTCGTGACAAGGCGCTGCTCCTCCTCGGCTTTGCAGGAGCGTTCCGCCGCTCGGAACTCGTCGCGCTCACGGTCGAGGATGTCAGCTTCTCCGCCGAAGGCATGGTCGTCTTCATCGGCAAATCGAAGGGCGACCAACTCGGCAAGGGAAGCTATATTGGCATTCCCTATGCGCCCGACAAGGAAATCTGCGCCGTTCGTGCGCTGCGTGCGTGGCTCTCCCTCAGCGGCATCAAAAAAGGGCCGCTCTTCCGCCCCTTCAAGCGCAATCATGAACTGCGCGATACGCAGCTTTCGGACAAGTCCGTGGCGCTCATCGTCAAGAAGTACATCAAAAAAGCCGGCCTCAGCGAGGAGGATTTTGCCGGGCACAGCCTGCGCCGAGGCTTCGCGACGAGCGCCGCGCAGCACGATGTCGACGCCTTGACCATCATGCGCCAGACGCGCCACAAATCGGAGAAGATGGTGCACCGCTACATTGAGCAGGGAAACATCTTCAAGGACAATCCGCTCGCTCGCATGTACGGCAAATGA
- a CDS encoding isoprenyl transferase, translating to MWKKIFGKSATKKNEVTPVDIERSRLPRHVAVIMDGNGRWAKGQGFLRTVGHRAGVDTLHDILDTAIDLKLEVLTVYAFSTENWKRPHDEVDFLMRLFSEYLDKEEREMHEKNVRIRFIGRVDELTPELIRRVRHAEELMKNNTGVHFCVAVNYGGQDEICRVVQGLAEKVQAGELSPEEITPELFQASLDTKELPPVDLVIRTSGDMRLSNFLLWQAAYAEFWFTETNWPDFKPECFMEALRDYASRERRFGGIKGK from the coding sequence ATGTGGAAGAAGATTTTTGGCAAGTCCGCAACAAAGAAGAATGAAGTGACTCCTGTCGATATCGAGCGCTCGCGCCTGCCGCGCCATGTTGCCGTCATCATGGACGGCAACGGACGTTGGGCGAAGGGACAGGGATTCTTGCGCACAGTCGGTCATCGCGCGGGCGTAGATACGCTGCATGATATCTTGGATACGGCGATCGATTTGAAGCTGGAAGTTCTGACGGTCTATGCGTTTTCCACGGAAAACTGGAAGAGGCCGCATGACGAGGTCGACTTCCTCATGCGGCTCTTTTCTGAGTATCTCGATAAGGAAGAAAGAGAGATGCACGAGAAAAATGTGCGCATCCGCTTCATCGGACGCGTCGATGAATTGACGCCCGAGCTGATTCGGCGCGTGCGTCATGCCGAAGAACTGATGAAGAACAATACGGGCGTGCACTTCTGCGTCGCTGTCAACTACGGCGGGCAGGACGAGATTTGCCGCGTCGTGCAGGGGCTGGCTGAGAAGGTACAGGCGGGAGAGCTTTCGCCGGAGGAAATCACGCCAGAGCTTTTTCAGGCGTCGCTCGATACGAAGGAATTGCCGCCCGTTGACCTTGTCATCCGCACGAGCGGCGACATGCGCCTGAGCAATTTCCTGTTGTGGCAGGCGGCGTATGCGGAGTTCTGGTTCACGGAGACGAATTGGCCGGATTTCAAGCCTGAATGCTTCATGGAGGCACTTCGCGACTACGCGAGCCGCGAGCGGCGCTTTGGCGGAATTAAGGGGAAATAA